One stretch of Thermogemmatispora onikobensis DNA includes these proteins:
- a CDS encoding peptide ABC transporter substrate-binding protein translates to MSTQQRVSTAGLVALLSLLVILLGACGGGNSGNTTSTRKAPLRQQVFVEPERGIQDLSTFDPALTFDVPSTTAIQMVFTGLVSLDKDLVVRPQLASSWTVSPNGLTWTFHLKPNLKFSDGTPLTSIDVAYSLDRALQPAQHSSTAPTYLGLIKDADRLVKGQIRTIIGDSVLTPDPQTVVILARQKATYFLNALTYPCSYVVEKKLIDKYGTKWTDHLQEGGGAGPFKVKEYTHNKRIVFVPNPQYYGPKPQLQQVIFPFYRETDTAYKAYQAGQVDFAIVPSQQVPRVRNQPEFHLIPQLWIRYYGMNYLVKPFDSINMRRAFALALNKDELAHAIWKDVPIPTNHIIPLGMPGYNPNLRGPDNTVNTRGNPQLASQYFQKGLQDEGLTSASQLPPITITYPSGNQDQANEIAAAIQMWQNVLGVTVRGEAIDFNKMLDELSNTTGNPHGLQMWAIGWVADYPDPQDWTTLQFDADSPYNQVNYGQNNASDRLQQQATQKLLEVADTLPDSNARLQAYQNAEQQLINDVAWLPITQVRSAYVLKPYVQGFVLNAQLQVPPDAWSQIYISVH, encoded by the coding sequence ATGTCTACCCAGCAACGTGTGAGCACAGCAGGCCTCGTAGCGCTGCTTTCTCTTCTGGTCATCCTGCTGGGCGCCTGCGGAGGAGGGAACTCCGGCAATACAACCTCCACTCGCAAAGCCCCTCTTAGGCAGCAGGTCTTCGTTGAGCCGGAGCGTGGGATTCAAGATCTGTCAACCTTTGATCCCGCGTTGACCTTCGATGTACCATCGACGACGGCGATCCAGATGGTCTTCACGGGCCTGGTGTCACTAGACAAGGACCTGGTCGTTCGTCCTCAGCTGGCCAGCTCATGGACGGTCTCGCCCAATGGCCTGACCTGGACCTTCCATCTGAAACCCAACCTGAAGTTCAGCGACGGTACGCCACTGACCTCAATCGATGTCGCCTACAGTCTGGATCGCGCCCTGCAGCCAGCTCAACACTCGTCCACAGCCCCAACCTATTTGGGCCTTATCAAGGATGCCGATCGCCTCGTCAAGGGGCAGATTCGCACGATCATTGGAGATAGCGTGCTCACGCCTGACCCCCAGACGGTCGTCATTCTCGCACGCCAGAAGGCCACCTATTTCCTCAATGCCTTGACTTATCCTTGCTCCTATGTGGTGGAGAAGAAGCTCATCGATAAGTACGGCACGAAGTGGACCGATCACCTCCAGGAAGGCGGTGGGGCTGGCCCCTTTAAAGTCAAGGAATACACACACAACAAGCGCATCGTCTTCGTTCCCAACCCCCAATACTACGGTCCCAAGCCCCAACTGCAGCAAGTAATCTTTCCTTTCTATCGAGAGACCGACACCGCCTATAAGGCCTATCAAGCAGGTCAGGTTGACTTTGCGATTGTACCCAGCCAGCAGGTTCCCCGTGTCCGCAATCAGCCAGAATTCCACCTGATTCCGCAGCTGTGGATCAGATACTATGGGATGAACTACCTGGTCAAACCCTTCGACAGCATCAATATGCGGCGCGCCTTCGCCCTCGCCCTGAACAAGGACGAACTGGCACACGCCATCTGGAAAGATGTCCCGATCCCGACCAACCATATTATTCCCCTGGGGATGCCTGGCTACAATCCGAACCTGCGCGGCCCGGATAACACTGTCAACACCCGCGGGAATCCGCAGTTGGCAAGCCAATATTTCCAGAAGGGCCTGCAGGACGAGGGCCTCACCAGCGCCTCCCAGCTTCCGCCAATCACAATCACCTATCCCTCGGGCAATCAAGACCAGGCGAATGAGATCGCGGCAGCCATTCAGATGTGGCAGAACGTGCTGGGAGTCACTGTCAGGGGCGAGGCCATCGATTTCAATAAGATGCTGGATGAACTTTCCAACACCACCGGCAATCCCCACGGCCTGCAAATGTGGGCCATCGGTTGGGTGGCCGACTACCCAGACCCCCAGGACTGGACAACGCTCCAGTTCGATGCCGATTCTCCCTATAATCAGGTGAACTACGGCCAGAACAATGCGTCCGATCGCCTGCAGCAACAGGCCACCCAGAAATTGTTAGAGGTTGCCGATACCTTGCCGGACTCCAATGCACGCCTGCAGGCTTACCAGAACGCCGAGCAGCAGCTTATCAACGACGTTGCCTGGCTGCCCATCACCCAGGTGCGCAGCGCCTATGTCCTGAAGCCCTATGTGCAGGGCTTCGTGCTCAACGCTCAGCTGCAGGTACCTCCCGACGCCTGGTCTCAAATCTATATCAGCGTCCATTAA
- a CDS encoding peptide ABC transporter substrate-binding protein, whose protein sequence is MSAALRKRTYPVGLALTLFCLVVFLLAACGGGTQTTSAQKAPASKQVLIYPEAGVTDIATFDPGLSTDLYSIQAIDMVFTGLVQLDNNLAIQPQLASSWETSADGLTWTFHLKPNLRFSDGTPLTSADVAYSIDRALQPAEHSTTAPIYLALIKDADLLQKGKIKTIINDSVQTPDPNTVVITIKKKAAYFLDALTYSCSYVVEKKLIDTYGKSWTDHLDEGGGAGPFKVQSYQHSKQIVFVPNPYYYGPKPQLQKVVFPFYQKIDTAYQAYRAGQVDIASVPSSYVDQARKGNDFHLAPQLWINYYAMNYLVKPFDSINIRRAFALAINKDEIVHAVWKDIYIPTNHIVPKGMPGYNSNLKGPDGTTSTAGNPAQAMQYLQAGLKDEGLTSISQLPPITLTYPSGSADSDREVAALTQMWQRVLGITVKTHAEDFNKLLDDIVAATNNPHGLQFWGIAWIADYPDPQDWLTLQFDAGVPNNNMNYGQNHSPDASQQQATQKLLEQADAMPNGPARYQAYNQAEQQLINDVAWLPMEQVQAPYVVKTYVHGFFYNPQQLIPPDYWSQIYITQH, encoded by the coding sequence ATGTCTGCTGCACTGCGCAAGAGAACCTACCCAGTGGGTCTAGCTCTCACCCTCTTCTGTCTCGTTGTCTTCCTGCTGGCCGCCTGCGGCGGTGGGACCCAAACGACTTCAGCGCAGAAAGCCCCAGCCAGTAAGCAAGTCCTCATTTATCCAGAGGCAGGGGTCACCGATATCGCCACCTTCGACCCCGGCCTCTCCACCGATCTCTATTCGATCCAGGCCATTGATATGGTCTTCACTGGCCTGGTTCAGCTTGACAACAATCTGGCCATCCAGCCACAGCTGGCGTCTTCGTGGGAGACCTCAGCGGACGGGCTGACCTGGACCTTCCATCTAAAGCCTAATCTGAGGTTCAGCGATGGTACCCCCCTCACCTCTGCTGACGTCGCCTACAGCATCGACCGGGCTTTGCAGCCGGCAGAGCACTCGACCACGGCCCCTATTTACCTGGCTCTGATCAAGGACGCTGACCTGCTGCAAAAGGGGAAGATAAAGACCATCATTAATGATAGCGTTCAGACCCCTGACCCCAATACTGTGGTCATCACTATCAAAAAGAAGGCCGCTTACTTCCTGGATGCGCTCACCTACTCCTGTTCCTACGTAGTGGAAAAGAAGCTGATCGACACATACGGCAAGAGCTGGACGGACCACCTTGACGAAGGCGGCGGCGCCGGCCCCTTCAAGGTTCAGTCTTACCAGCACAGCAAGCAGATCGTCTTTGTCCCTAACCCCTACTACTACGGCCCCAAGCCACAGCTGCAGAAGGTGGTCTTCCCCTTCTATCAGAAGATTGATACCGCCTATCAGGCCTACCGCGCCGGTCAGGTTGATATCGCGAGCGTGCCTAGTTCCTACGTTGATCAGGCGCGGAAAGGAAACGACTTCCACCTGGCCCCGCAGCTGTGGATCAACTACTATGCCATGAACTATCTGGTCAAGCCCTTCGACAGCATCAACATCCGGCGGGCCTTTGCTCTGGCCATCAACAAGGACGAAATCGTCCATGCTGTCTGGAAGGACATCTATATTCCCACCAACCATATCGTGCCTAAAGGTATGCCAGGCTACAACTCGAACCTCAAAGGGCCAGATGGCACGACCAGCACCGCGGGGAACCCTGCACAAGCCATGCAGTACTTGCAGGCCGGCCTCAAGGATGAAGGGCTGACCAGCATCTCCCAGCTTCCACCGATCACTCTGACCTACCCAAGCGGCTCCGCCGATAGCGATCGAGAGGTTGCAGCCCTGACCCAGATGTGGCAGAGGGTCCTCGGGATCACAGTCAAAACACACGCCGAGGACTTCAACAAGCTGCTAGACGACATCGTTGCCGCGACCAACAATCCGCATGGCCTGCAATTCTGGGGGATCGCCTGGATTGCAGACTACCCCGATCCGCAGGACTGGCTCACGCTGCAATTCGATGCCGGGGTACCGAACAACAACATGAACTACGGGCAGAACCACAGCCCCGACGCTTCTCAGCAACAGGCCACCCAGAAGCTGCTGGAACAGGCCGACGCCATGCCCAACGGCCCAGCTCGCTACCAGGCTTACAACCAGGCGGAGCAGCAGCTCATCAATGACGTGGCCTGGCTGCCAATGGAACAGGTCCAGGCCCCCTACGTGGTCAAGACCTATGTCCACGGCTTCTTCTACAATCCTCAGCAGCTGATTCCACCCGACTACTGGTCCCAGATCTATATCACCCAACACTAG